The following are encoded together in the Tepidiforma bonchosmolovskayae genome:
- a CDS encoding PAS domain-containing hybrid sensor histidine kinase/response regulator, with translation MRVRLVAAAGGAEELANGLRAAGHVLAADGQEEGPAPVVVVDGVSGAEAARWAAEAEPGPLPVVAGLTDIPGGVEAALSAGIADVYPAGDVAALLARLAVLERLGPQEAGAGLAATAVNDAMFTLGFDGRLRWVNPAAERLTGYRRDQLVGMHIWALVRDPAEAARAAEELQLKRDGLLDASLLTLHITTAAGEVVPVEVNSRVVTREGRPWAVEGVARDLRPRRALEERLRQEAELFAHLGVAAVATDREGRILTWNREAERLFGRSEAEMRGMNAMELVAAAAGEAAMREVARLAAGADVTVELELRRADGSSFPALVRATPLRDERGAVVGSVGAILDLSAERARQAELARLAAIVESAEDAVIGRDLEGRITSWNRGAERLFGYTAAEMVGGLGLETVPGHRREEYLARLARIAAAAERPHDPGAAPEVVEMERMDRWGRVFPAQASTFLVYDRDGRPTGAASFVRDISRERAMTEALREREALLRGIFESTSDQLWLLETDGRLVTFNPSAEAFAFQQFGRVPARGATIATFFRDRWRAAAEAAVKRALDGEATVAEMPFTRSDGGRLWFSVHVTPVRSDGGAVTGVLVAARDVTEQVAARRELRRAREELAAEYAKLATIIENSDEGVVLLDRDLRLIAFNSTFAEGTRLRRGVSPEPGMPFEACVSPESAAYLVARVREALGGRWVAFDVQSQTPGQQRWFEVRIRPVTGKDGEVTGVVYTGRDVTGRRMLELEREAALAEARRLATVVESSTEAVVAIGRDGRIESWNRAAEELYGWTADEALGQPLTMILPPEEAERGAALFARLLSGEALRGEMPRVTKDGRRILVESAYFPLRDAAGTVVGVGCTSHDVTRQREMERRIAEQAADLEGTLRAIHEGLALLDPEGRVLLVNPAMQEAISGISGVVPEPGMHWEEVVPEEHRAGFGEVVAATLAGETPSFEQTVTDRAGEERVLELSLGRVLLADGSVRGVAVTLRDVTERKRTDERLLQAQRAESLAVLAGGIAHDFNNLLVGILGNAGLALAELPPESPVRATIADIETAGQRAADLAKQMLAYSGRGKFVVGPLQLNALVEEMAHLLRVSVGAGVRLVLDLAPGLPPVVGDATQLRQVIMNLVINASDAIGQGEGTIRVTTSAASGRPELFAGAVVTPEELAAEYVVLEVADTGAGMDAATLARIFDPFFTTKFTGRGLGLAAVLGIVRGHRGGIAVTSAPGEGTRFRVMLPAAAAAAQEDDSGRPEGEWRGAGLVIVADDEPGVRKVTARALRGMGFEVMEAEDGQAAVELFEQHRDRVVLVLLDMTMPRMNGQAAFRAIRALDPGAKVVLMSGYTEQEAAEQFSEGGLAGFLQKPYELRGLQELVRRVAGDSTP, from the coding sequence GTGAGGGTTCGTCTTGTCGCCGCTGCGGGCGGCGCGGAGGAGCTTGCAAACGGGCTCCGCGCAGCGGGGCATGTGCTGGCGGCGGACGGGCAGGAAGAGGGGCCTGCGCCGGTTGTGGTGGTCGACGGCGTCAGCGGCGCGGAGGCGGCGCGGTGGGCGGCGGAGGCGGAACCGGGGCCGCTCCCGGTGGTCGCGGGACTGACCGACATCCCGGGAGGGGTGGAGGCGGCGCTCAGTGCCGGGATTGCCGACGTCTACCCGGCGGGGGACGTGGCTGCCCTGCTGGCGCGGCTGGCGGTGCTCGAGCGGCTGGGGCCGCAGGAGGCCGGCGCTGGCCTGGCTGCAACGGCGGTCAACGATGCCATGTTCACGCTCGGGTTCGACGGCCGGCTGCGGTGGGTGAACCCGGCGGCGGAGCGGCTGACGGGCTACCGCCGCGACCAGCTGGTGGGGATGCACATTTGGGCGCTGGTACGCGACCCGGCGGAGGCGGCGCGGGCCGCCGAGGAGCTGCAACTGAAGCGGGATGGGCTCCTCGATGCGTCGCTGCTCACCCTGCACATCACTACGGCAGCGGGCGAGGTTGTGCCGGTGGAGGTGAACAGCCGGGTCGTGACGCGGGAGGGCCGGCCGTGGGCGGTGGAGGGGGTGGCGCGGGACCTGCGGCCGCGGCGGGCGCTGGAGGAGCGGCTGCGGCAGGAGGCGGAGCTGTTCGCACACCTCGGCGTGGCGGCGGTGGCAACGGACCGCGAGGGCAGGATCCTGACGTGGAACCGGGAGGCGGAGCGGCTCTTCGGGCGGAGCGAGGCGGAGATGCGCGGGATGAACGCTATGGAGCTGGTGGCTGCGGCTGCCGGGGAGGCGGCGATGCGTGAGGTTGCCAGGCTGGCGGCAGGGGCCGACGTAACGGTCGAGCTGGAGCTGCGGCGGGCCGACGGGTCCAGCTTCCCGGCGCTGGTGCGGGCGACGCCGCTGCGGGACGAGCGTGGGGCGGTGGTCGGGTCGGTCGGAGCGATCCTGGACCTCAGTGCGGAGCGGGCGCGCCAGGCGGAGCTGGCGCGGCTGGCGGCAATTGTAGAGTCGGCAGAAGACGCGGTTATCGGGCGGGACCTGGAGGGGCGGATCACGAGCTGGAACCGCGGGGCGGAGCGGCTGTTCGGCTACACGGCAGCGGAGATGGTCGGCGGGCTGGGCCTCGAGACGGTCCCCGGGCACCGCCGGGAGGAGTACCTCGCGCGGCTGGCCCGCATCGCGGCGGCGGCAGAACGCCCCCACGACCCGGGCGCGGCGCCGGAGGTGGTGGAGATGGAGCGGATGGACCGGTGGGGGCGGGTGTTCCCTGCGCAGGCATCGACGTTCCTGGTGTACGACCGGGACGGCCGGCCGACGGGCGCGGCATCGTTCGTCCGCGACATCAGCCGGGAGCGGGCGATGACGGAGGCGTTGCGCGAGCGGGAGGCGCTGCTGCGCGGCATCTTCGAAAGCACGAGCGATCAGCTCTGGCTGCTGGAGACGGATGGGAGACTCGTCACGTTCAACCCCTCGGCGGAGGCGTTCGCATTCCAACAGTTCGGACGGGTGCCTGCCCGGGGCGCCACAATTGCGACGTTCTTTAGGGATCGGTGGAGAGCCGCCGCAGAGGCGGCTGTCAAACGGGCCCTCGACGGCGAGGCGACCGTCGCCGAGATGCCATTCACCCGGTCAGACGGCGGCAGACTGTGGTTTAGCGTGCACGTTACCCCGGTTCGCAGTGACGGCGGCGCGGTCACCGGCGTGCTGGTGGCCGCGCGGGATGTGACGGAACAGGTCGCGGCGCGGCGGGAGCTGCGCCGGGCGCGGGAGGAGCTGGCTGCCGAGTACGCGAAGCTCGCGACGATCATCGAGAACTCGGATGAAGGCGTGGTGCTGCTCGACCGCGACCTCCGACTGATCGCCTTCAACTCGACCTTCGCCGAAGGGACGCGGCTCCGGCGGGGGGTTTCGCCGGAGCCGGGGATGCCGTTCGAGGCGTGCGTTTCGCCGGAGAGCGCGGCGTACCTCGTGGCGCGGGTCCGTGAGGCGCTCGGGGGCCGATGGGTCGCCTTCGATGTGCAATCGCAGACGCCGGGACAGCAGCGCTGGTTCGAGGTGCGCATCCGGCCGGTCACCGGGAAGGACGGCGAGGTGACCGGGGTGGTGTACACCGGGAGGGATGTAACCGGGCGGCGCATGCTGGAGCTGGAGCGCGAGGCCGCGCTCGCCGAGGCCCGGCGGCTGGCGACGGTGGTCGAGAGCTCGACGGAGGCGGTGGTCGCCATCGGACGGGACGGGCGGATTGAGAGCTGGAACCGGGCGGCGGAAGAGCTCTACGGATGGACGGCGGACGAGGCGCTCGGTCAGCCGCTCACGATGATCCTCCCGCCGGAGGAAGCGGAGCGGGGCGCTGCGCTGTTCGCGCGGCTGCTCTCGGGGGAGGCGCTGCGAGGCGAAATGCCGCGGGTCACGAAAGATGGGCGGCGCATCCTTGTGGAGTCGGCGTACTTCCCGCTGCGCGACGCAGCGGGCACGGTCGTCGGCGTCGGGTGCACCTCGCACGATGTGACGCGCCAGCGGGAGATGGAGCGGCGGATTGCGGAACAGGCGGCCGACCTCGAGGGCACGCTCCGGGCGATCCACGAGGGGCTGGCGCTGCTGGACCCGGAAGGCCGGGTGCTCCTCGTGAACCCGGCGATGCAGGAGGCGATCTCCGGCATCTCCGGGGTCGTGCCCGAGCCGGGGATGCACTGGGAGGAGGTAGTGCCGGAGGAGCACCGGGCAGGCTTCGGCGAGGTCGTGGCGGCAACGCTGGCGGGGGAGACGCCGTCGTTCGAGCAAACCGTGACCGACCGGGCGGGGGAGGAGCGGGTGCTGGAGCTCTCGTTGGGGCGCGTGCTGCTGGCCGACGGGAGCGTCCGCGGCGTTGCGGTGACGCTGCGGGACGTGACGGAACGGAAGCGGACGGACGAGCGGCTGCTGCAGGCGCAGAGGGCGGAGTCGCTGGCGGTGCTGGCCGGGGGGATTGCGCACGATTTCAACAACCTGCTGGTGGGCATCCTCGGGAACGCGGGGCTGGCGCTGGCCGAGCTGCCGCCGGAGTCGCCGGTGCGGGCGACGATTGCGGATATCGAGACCGCGGGGCAGCGGGCGGCCGACCTGGCGAAGCAGATGCTGGCGTACTCGGGTCGGGGGAAGTTCGTGGTCGGGCCGCTGCAGCTGAACGCGCTGGTGGAGGAGATGGCGCACCTGCTGCGCGTGTCGGTGGGGGCGGGCGTGCGGCTGGTGCTCGACCTGGCGCCGGGGCTGCCCCCGGTGGTGGGGGATGCGACGCAGCTTCGGCAGGTGATCATGAACCTTGTCATCAACGCGTCGGATGCGATTGGGCAGGGGGAAGGCACGATCCGGGTCACGACGTCCGCGGCATCGGGACGGCCGGAGCTGTTCGCCGGGGCGGTGGTGACGCCGGAGGAGCTGGCTGCGGAGTATGTGGTGCTGGAGGTGGCCGACACGGGCGCGGGGATGGATGCGGCGACGCTGGCGCGGATTTTCGACCCGTTCTTTACGACGAAGTTCACGGGGCGCGGCCTTGGGCTGGCAGCCGTGCTGGGGATCGTGCGGGGACACCGGGGCGGGATTGCAGTGACGAGCGCACCGGGCGAGGGGACGCGGTTCCGGGTGATGCTCCCGGCGGCGGCCGCGGCTGCGCAGGAGGACGATTCCGGGCGCCCGGAGGGCGAATGGCGGGGCGCGGGGCTGGTGATCGTCGCCGACGATGAACCGGGCGTTCGGAAGGTGACGGCGCGGGCGCTGAGGGGGATGGGGTTCGAGGTGATGGAGGCCGAGGACGGGCAGGCGGCTGTGGAGCTGTTCGAACAGCACCGCGACCGCGTGGTGCTGGTGCTGCTGGACATGACGATGCCGCGGATGAACGGGCAGGCTGCGTTCCGGGCGATCCGGGCGCTGGACCCGGGGGCGAAGGTGGTGCTGATGAGCGGCTACACGGAACAGGAGGCGGCCGAGCAGTTCAGCGAAGGCGGACTGGCCGGGTTCCTCCAGAAGCCGTATGAGCTGCGGGGGCTGCAGGAGCTGGTGCGGCGGGTGGCGGGGGATTCGACGCCCTAG
- a CDS encoding APC family permease, whose amino-acid sequence MEGGEGPELTPLVGAGGRVTRYRVAPPRAGIVETSAGHYEATRYAERRRGLAGRALALKDVIVGESIPSARLGEQRLSNRIALAVFSSDALSSTAYATQEILFVLVLAGAAGMQYSLPIAIGIVALLATVVTSYRQTIRAYPHGGGAYTVARENLGTAAGLLAASALLIDYTMTVAVSVAAGMDALASLDPGLRPAALELTIGFVAFIALMNLRGVRESGAVFAVPTYLFVAMMVSAIVVTFVRVVAGGGNPLAAGEPREPLVAAQGVTVFLLLRAFANGCTAMTGVEAMSNGVGAFREPAWKNAQKTLTVMAFLLGFMVLGLTLMARHFGFVPSENQTIPSQLGAEAFGDGSVLFWVFQLSTTGILLIAANTAFADFPRLSAILAHDEFLPRIFTQRGNRLVFSYGIMTLALLAMVMLTATNATTTRLIPFYALGVFISFTLSQAGMVRHWWRERGRGWAAAMGLNGTGAVLTGIVTGVIAVAKFREGGWVVLVAMPVLALLLWGVHRAYRRLERLLHVPVEAVFDLAPRGKSGTPVVVPVQQVNTATVMALAAACEQSRDVTAVHVVVDPDRPSDLEARWRMQFPRLPLVVIDSPYRNVADPFARYVEDRLREPPYEVVVLLPIVVPGKWYERLLLNQSAGAIARKVSGRKRVRVERYVYQPGGLGRRRRGLLGRLRGGRAAEIR is encoded by the coding sequence GTGGAAGGTGGCGAAGGTCCTGAGCTCACGCCGCTGGTCGGGGCGGGCGGCCGGGTGACGCGCTACCGCGTGGCCCCTCCGCGGGCGGGGATCGTCGAGACCTCGGCGGGACACTACGAGGCGACGCGGTATGCGGAACGGCGGCGCGGGCTGGCCGGCCGGGCGCTGGCTCTGAAGGATGTCATCGTCGGCGAATCGATTCCCAGCGCGCGGCTGGGGGAGCAGCGGCTGAGCAACCGAATTGCGCTCGCGGTGTTTTCGTCGGATGCCCTGTCGTCGACGGCGTATGCGACGCAGGAGATCCTGTTCGTGCTGGTGCTGGCGGGTGCAGCGGGGATGCAGTACTCGCTGCCGATCGCGATTGGGATCGTTGCGCTGCTGGCGACCGTGGTGACGAGCTACCGGCAGACAATCCGGGCCTACCCGCACGGGGGCGGCGCCTACACGGTGGCGCGGGAGAACCTCGGGACGGCTGCGGGGCTGCTGGCAGCGAGCGCGCTGCTCATCGACTACACGATGACGGTGGCGGTATCGGTGGCCGCGGGGATGGACGCGCTGGCGTCGCTGGACCCTGGTCTCCGGCCGGCAGCGCTGGAGCTGACGATTGGGTTCGTGGCGTTCATTGCGCTGATGAACCTGCGGGGGGTGCGGGAGTCGGGGGCGGTCTTCGCGGTGCCCACCTACCTGTTCGTGGCAATGATGGTCTCAGCGATTGTGGTGACTTTCGTGCGGGTGGTTGCCGGCGGCGGCAATCCGCTGGCGGCAGGTGAGCCGCGCGAACCGCTGGTGGCCGCGCAGGGCGTGACGGTCTTCCTGCTGCTGCGGGCGTTCGCGAACGGTTGCACAGCGATGACGGGTGTGGAAGCGATGAGCAACGGGGTAGGCGCCTTCCGTGAGCCGGCGTGGAAGAACGCGCAGAAGACGCTGACGGTGATGGCGTTCCTGCTCGGGTTCATGGTGCTGGGCCTGACGCTGATGGCGCGGCATTTCGGGTTCGTGCCGAGCGAGAACCAGACGATTCCGAGCCAGCTGGGCGCCGAGGCGTTTGGGGATGGGTCGGTGCTGTTCTGGGTGTTCCAGCTGAGCACGACGGGCATCCTGCTGATCGCGGCGAACACGGCGTTTGCGGACTTCCCGCGCCTCTCTGCGATCCTTGCGCACGATGAGTTTCTCCCGCGGATCTTCACCCAGCGGGGGAACCGGCTGGTCTTCAGCTACGGGATCATGACGCTGGCGCTGCTGGCGATGGTGATGCTGACGGCGACCAATGCGACGACGACGCGGCTCATCCCGTTCTATGCGCTCGGGGTCTTCATCTCGTTCACGCTGAGCCAGGCCGGGATGGTGCGGCACTGGTGGCGGGAACGCGGCCGCGGCTGGGCGGCTGCCATGGGGCTGAACGGGACCGGGGCGGTGCTGACCGGCATCGTGACCGGCGTGATTGCCGTTGCGAAATTCCGCGAGGGCGGCTGGGTCGTGCTCGTCGCAATGCCGGTGCTGGCGCTGCTGCTGTGGGGCGTGCACCGGGCGTACCGGCGGCTCGAACGGCTGCTGCACGTGCCCGTGGAGGCGGTGTTCGACCTGGCCCCGCGGGGGAAATCGGGCACGCCGGTGGTTGTGCCGGTGCAGCAGGTGAATACGGCAACCGTGATGGCGCTTGCCGCGGCCTGTGAGCAGTCGCGGGATGTGACGGCGGTGCACGTGGTGGTCGACCCGGACCGGCCTTCCGACCTGGAGGCGCGGTGGCGCATGCAGTTCCCGCGGCTGCCCCTCGTGGTGATTGATTCGCCGTACCGGAACGTTGCCGACCCGTTTGCGCGGTATGTGGAGGACCGGTTGCGGGAGCCGCCCTACGAGGTGGTGGTCTTGCTGCCGATTGTGGTGCCGGGGAAGTGGTACGAGCGGCTGCTGCTGAACCAGAGCGCCGGCGCTATCGCCCGGAAGGTCAGCGGGCGGAAGCGGGTCCGGGTGGAGCGGTACGTCTACCAGCCGGGCGGACTGGGGCGCCGGAGGCGGGGGCTGCTGGGGCGGCTCCGGGGCGGGCGGGCCGCGGAAATTCGGTAA